One segment of Olsenella uli DSM 7084 DNA contains the following:
- a CDS encoding uracil-DNA glycosylase, whose translation MGVMHIPGHTHQRPGEVSLEEIRSLMGNCQLCELGQTRSNLVFGVGDPHARVMIIGEGPGKNEDLQGEPFVGAAGKKLDALLGNAGLTRDEVYIANVVKCRPPSNRNPRPAEIEACSPFLREQVRSIWPDAIICLGNFASQWVLKTDRGVMSLRGRLHQQGHFVVLPTFHPAACIYHSEWQPLLEEDLRLLGAWLREHPAGEA comes from the coding sequence ATGGGCGTCATGCACATTCCCGGACATACCCACCAGAGGCCTGGAGAGGTCTCCCTCGAGGAGATCCGCTCTCTCATGGGCAACTGTCAGCTCTGCGAGCTGGGACAGACCAGGAGCAACCTCGTCTTCGGCGTGGGCGACCCCCACGCCCGCGTCATGATCATCGGCGAGGGGCCGGGCAAGAACGAGGACCTGCAGGGCGAGCCGTTCGTCGGGGCGGCGGGAAAGAAGCTCGACGCCCTGCTGGGCAATGCCGGCCTCACGCGCGACGAGGTCTACATCGCCAACGTCGTGAAGTGCCGTCCGCCCTCGAACCGCAACCCGCGTCCGGCAGAGATCGAGGCCTGCTCGCCCTTCCTGCGCGAGCAGGTTCGCAGCATCTGGCCCGACGCCATCATCTGCCTGGGCAACTTCGCGTCGCAGTGGGTCCTCAAGACGGACCGAGGCGTGATGTCGCTGCGTGGCAGGCTCCACCAGCAGGGACACTTCGTCGTGCTACCCACGTTCCACCCTGCGGCCTGCATCTACCACAGCGAGTGGCAACCCCTGCTCGAGGAGGACCTCAGGCTTCTGGGCGCCTGGCTCAGGGAACATCCGGCGGGGGAGGCGTAG
- the tsaE gene encoding tRNA (adenosine(37)-N6)-threonylcarbamoyltransferase complex ATPase subunit type 1 TsaE, whose translation MGGLLRRDARGTFLSPDTASTIELGCELGRCLGPGDVLVLTGDLGAGKTQLTKGIARGLGVTDDVTSPTFTIEMVYEGSSMPLYHFDLYRLNDAAQLEDTGLFDVLGADGPCVIEWGEQFSDDIGEERLDVFVTRLDDEADPGEEPPRRVTLVARCPRAERIIDALGSRLDA comes from the coding sequence ATGGGAGGCTTGCTTCGTCGAGACGCGCGGGGCACGTTCCTCTCGCCCGACACGGCATCGACCATCGAACTTGGATGCGAGCTGGGCCGCTGCCTCGGGCCGGGCGACGTCCTGGTGCTCACGGGCGACCTGGGGGCTGGCAAGACGCAGCTCACCAAGGGCATCGCCCGCGGCCTGGGCGTCACGGACGACGTGACGAGCCCCACCTTCACGATCGAGATGGTCTACGAGGGCTCCTCCATGCCGCTCTACCACTTCGATCTGTATCGCCTGAACGATGCCGCCCAACTGGAGGACACGGGCCTCTTCGACGTGCTGGGCGCCGACGGTCCCTGTGTGATCGAGTGGGGAGAGCAGTTCTCCGACGACATCGGGGAGGAGCGCCTCGACGTGTTCGTGACGCGCCTGGACGACGAGGCCGACCCCGGCGAGGAGCCGCCGCGCCGCGTGACGCTTGTGGCACGCTGTCCTCGCGCCGAACGCATCATCGACGCGCTCGGGTCACGTCTGGACGCCTAG
- the tsaD gene encoding tRNA (adenosine(37)-N6)-threonylcarbamoyltransferase complex transferase subunit TsaD: protein MSDSPIQNSRPRLVLAIDTSTDMLACAVGTLVPQEGGGLAVELLSSGDHPCRRQANIEIASTVHACVERSGHVMADLDDVLVGRGPGSFTGVRIGIATAKGLACGLSKPLLGASTLDATAWVAWRSGIRGKLAVAADAMRGEVYPGIYLLTDVGCERQFDIETVIKADTCIEEWSACVDRHELVLTGNGLKKYRERFEAAGFANFADESLWFPTGEALLRAAAEHPESCGNGDPALVLPVYTRLSDAEESERRRLGIQAPASVEATGVDEALADRHLQLRPMSVNDLPAVAALEARAYAGTAHTPWGERLFAAELEQPGRSWWVAHDLGQVIGFAGGQMAGDDFEITDVVVAPDRRRAGIASRLVARIAYDAHVLSARTASLEVDEGNEAGRATYASLGFKGVGRRPDYYGAGHDALILKATLPLTADAEHAPERIEPAASIRPWPIVAGPRSVEARASLDAAGDLILAIESSCDETAMAVIDSHGVICANVVATSIDFHARFGGVVPEIASRKHVEAIVGVFEEVMAQAGAHFGCDALVPADLAAVGVTAGPGLVGALVVGVAFAKGLCAAAGLPLLAVNHLEGHLLANLFETPDLRPPFVASLVSGGNTMLVHVRDWGDYQVMGATIDDAVGEAFDKVAKALGLGYPGGPVISRLAAQGNKGAVHFPRAMMHSHDYRFSLSGLKTAVITYIEGESRAGRPIDLPDLAASFEAAVIDVQVSKALTAVDETGVSDFCVGGGVAANPELRAAYRREFGRRGVRVTVPPLVVCGDNGAMIAVAALRNWRAGVLAPLTQDADPNAKLGCWSSSEPPVVGEGWPSK, encoded by the coding sequence ATGAGTGACAGCCCCATCCAGAACAGCCGACCCCGTCTCGTGCTTGCGATCGACACCTCGACGGACATGCTCGCCTGTGCCGTTGGCACCCTGGTGCCCCAGGAGGGCGGTGGCCTTGCCGTCGAGCTCCTCTCCTCGGGTGACCACCCGTGTCGCCGCCAGGCCAACATCGAGATTGCAAGCACCGTGCACGCCTGCGTCGAGCGCTCTGGCCACGTGATGGCCGACCTCGACGACGTGCTCGTGGGGCGTGGCCCTGGATCGTTCACGGGCGTCCGCATCGGCATCGCCACGGCGAAGGGCCTGGCCTGCGGCTTGTCCAAGCCGCTGCTGGGGGCCTCGACCCTCGATGCGACCGCGTGGGTCGCATGGCGCTCGGGCATCCGCGGCAAGCTCGCCGTGGCCGCAGATGCCATGCGCGGAGAGGTCTATCCGGGCATCTACCTGCTGACGGATGTTGGCTGCGAGCGCCAGTTCGACATAGAGACCGTCATCAAGGCCGACACCTGCATCGAGGAATGGTCCGCATGCGTCGACCGTCACGAGCTCGTCCTCACTGGCAACGGCCTCAAGAAGTACCGCGAGCGCTTCGAGGCGGCTGGCTTCGCAAACTTCGCGGACGAGTCACTCTGGTTCCCCACAGGAGAAGCCCTCCTGCGCGCTGCGGCGGAGCATCCCGAGTCCTGCGGAAACGGGGACCCGGCCCTGGTGCTGCCCGTCTACACGCGCCTCTCTGACGCTGAGGAGAGCGAGCGCCGCCGTCTGGGCATCCAGGCGCCTGCCTCGGTCGAGGCGACGGGTGTGGACGAGGCCCTGGCCGACCGCCACCTGCAGCTCCGCCCCATGTCCGTGAACGACCTGCCTGCCGTAGCCGCGCTCGAGGCGCGGGCGTATGCGGGGACTGCGCACACGCCCTGGGGCGAGCGCCTCTTTGCCGCGGAGCTCGAGCAGCCGGGACGATCCTGGTGGGTCGCCCACGACCTAGGCCAGGTCATCGGCTTCGCCGGAGGGCAGATGGCCGGAGACGACTTCGAGATCACGGACGTCGTGGTGGCCCCCGACCGCCGTCGCGCGGGCATCGCGAGCCGTCTCGTCGCACGCATCGCCTACGACGCCCACGTGCTGAGCGCACGAACCGCCTCGCTCGAGGTGGACGAGGGCAACGAGGCTGGCCGTGCGACCTATGCCTCCCTTGGCTTCAAGGGGGTGGGGCGCCGTCCTGACTACTATGGGGCGGGCCATGACGCCCTCATCCTCAAGGCGACGCTGCCGCTCACGGCAGATGCCGAGCATGCGCCCGAACGCATCGAGCCAGCCGCGTCCATTCGCCCGTGGCCTATCGTGGCGGGCCCGCGCAGCGTCGAGGCCCGCGCGTCCCTCGACGCGGCGGGGGACCTCATCCTGGCCATCGAGTCCTCCTGTGACGAGACGGCCATGGCGGTCATCGACTCGCATGGCGTGATCTGCGCCAACGTAGTGGCCACCTCCATCGACTTCCACGCCCGCTTCGGTGGCGTCGTGCCCGAGATAGCCTCGCGCAAGCACGTAGAGGCCATTGTCGGCGTGTTCGAGGAGGTTATGGCCCAAGCGGGGGCGCACTTTGGCTGTGACGCCCTCGTGCCGGCAGACCTGGCGGCTGTGGGCGTCACGGCAGGCCCCGGCCTCGTGGGCGCCTTGGTCGTGGGCGTGGCCTTCGCGAAGGGGCTCTGTGCCGCCGCCGGGCTGCCCCTCTTGGCGGTGAACCACCTCGAGGGGCACCTGCTCGCCAACCTCTTCGAGACGCCCGACCTGAGGCCGCCCTTCGTGGCCAGCCTCGTCTCGGGCGGCAACACCATGCTCGTCCATGTGCGCGACTGGGGCGACTATCAGGTCATGGGTGCCACGATCGACGATGCCGTGGGCGAGGCCTTCGACAAGGTGGCCAAGGCCCTGGGCCTGGGCTACCCCGGCGGGCCCGTGATCAGTCGGCTTGCGGCGCAGGGCAACAAGGGGGCCGTCCACTTCCCGCGCGCCATGATGCACAGCCATGACTACCGCTTCTCGCTCTCGGGCCTGAAGACCGCAGTCATCACCTACATCGAGGGGGAGAGCAGGGCCGGTCGTCCCATCGACCTGCCCGACCTGGCTGCCTCCTTCGAAGCGGCGGTCATCGACGTCCAGGTGTCCAAGGCCCTGACGGCCGTGGACGAGACGGGCGTCAGCGACTTCTGCGTGGGCGGTGGCGTGGCTGCCAATCCTGAGCTTCGTGCTGCGTATCGCAGGGAGTTCGGCCGTCGAGGCGTGCGCGTCACGGTACCTCCCCTGGTGGTCTGCGGAGACAATGGGGCCATGATTGCCGTGGCGGCGCTGCGCAACTGGAGGGCCGGAGTGCTCGCGCCGCTCACCCAAGACGCGGACCCCAACGCCAAGCTGGGCTGCTGGAGCTCGTCCGAGCCGCCTGTGGTCGGCGAGGGATGGCCGTCAAAGTAA
- a CDS encoding transporter substrate-binding domain-containing protein: MATNPHTGVHQTTNAPMDGKGGCSRRDFLKLSGLTTLAVGGTALLSACGPAAQGTTDGMDGTSSGSDTGTLGDGKTMRVGMEAAYAPYNWQTAESTDYTIPIENVDGAYADGYDVQLAKTVADALGMEPVAVKMSFTGLIDALNNGQIDIIMAGMSATDERKQAVDFSEPYFVGGFGLLVKSDSPYASATSLSDFSGAAVLGQKDTLLDTVIDDIPGVNHLTPVDSVPSQLSQLNQGTCDAITFNTENTKGFLRANPGLVAVQLADGRGFQETVPCNAGIKKGQESVLAKINDAIATVPDDKRQEIFDACVDRQPA; this comes from the coding sequence ATGGCAACCAATCCCCACACAGGTGTCCATCAGACGACAAACGCCCCCATGGATGGCAAGGGCGGCTGCTCTCGTCGTGACTTCCTCAAGCTCTCCGGCCTGACCACCCTCGCAGTCGGCGGCACCGCCCTGCTTTCCGCCTGTGGTCCCGCCGCCCAGGGGACCACAGACGGCATGGACGGCACCTCCTCAGGCTCTGATACCGGTACCCTCGGTGACGGCAAGACGATGCGTGTCGGCATGGAGGCCGCCTACGCTCCCTACAACTGGCAGACCGCCGAGTCGACCGACTACACCATCCCCATAGAGAACGTCGACGGTGCCTATGCCGATGGCTACGACGTGCAGCTCGCCAAGACCGTCGCGGATGCCCTTGGTATGGAGCCCGTCGCCGTCAAGATGAGCTTCACTGGCCTCATCGACGCGCTCAACAACGGCCAGATCGACATCATCATGGCCGGCATGTCAGCCACGGACGAGCGCAAGCAGGCGGTTGACTTCTCCGAGCCCTACTTCGTCGGGGGCTTTGGCCTGCTCGTCAAGAGCGACTCACCCTACGCCAGCGCGACGTCCCTCAGTGACTTCTCGGGCGCTGCGGTCCTCGGGCAGAAGGACACCCTCCTCGACACCGTCATCGACGACATCCCGGGCGTCAACCACCTCACCCCGGTCGACTCGGTCCCCTCGCAGCTCTCCCAGCTCAACCAGGGTACCTGCGACGCCATCACCTTCAACACCGAGAACACCAAGGGCTTCCTGCGCGCCAATCCCGGCCTGGTCGCCGTCCAGCTTGCGGATGGCAGGGGCTTTCAGGAGACCGTCCCCTGCAACGCGGGCATCAAGAAGGGCCAGGAGTCCGTCCTCGCCAAGATAAACGATGCCATCGCGACGGTACCCGACGACAAGCGCCAGGAGATCTTCGACGCCTGCGTCGACCGTCAGCCAGCCTAG